From the genome of Drosophila gunungcola strain Sukarami chromosome 3L unlocalized genomic scaffold, Dgunungcola_SK_2 000005F, whole genome shotgun sequence:
CTATCACGCACGTGCATTTTTTTGCAAAGTGTAAACGTGGCTCTTTAACCGTATCTCTCTAATGTCTTATCTtgtaaaaaattcaaaaagtcCGCTTATTCGATTGGCGAAACTAGCAATCGATTAATAACATCGATTTGTCAGCTGCTTGCAGTGTTACcagttgatttttaaatttagtatttttttaaagtttttttgccCTAGTCATAACGGATTTGGTTTCACACCGCCTCTGGTCACACTGTCACTTGCTGTCTTTCACTTGCTCCAGAACTTTTACATAATCTTGAAAACTCAGTGTAAATATTGCTTAATTTTCGTGCCCCGCATTTGTGCACCGCCTGAAAAGACACGATATTGAACCGGGTGTATTTTCGTTGCAGGAGAACCGAGATGTCGTTCACACAGATCGCGCGCAGCTGCAGTCGACTGGCGGCGACTTTGGCCCCCCGAAGGATCGCCTCCGGCGTCCTCGTCCAGTCACAGACCTCCAGGATGATGCACAGGATCGCCGTGCCCTCGATGACCTGCCAATTGAGCCAAGTAAGCGGATGACCAGGGGGCGTTACTTCCACCAGGACACTtaatcgatcgatcgatccaTCAATTCGCGACCTAACCTCATTGGGGTTTTGGGATCTGTTTGGTTCCAAAACGTAACCCCCAGACCTCCAAACTGCACTAGAATCTCGCCATGTGGCAGTCGAACCACTCAAATTGATTGCATCACTTTGTTTTGCATAAAACATGATTGTTTCAGTCTATCGCACACACACCTGCAACACCGGTgcgtgcctgtgtgtgtgtttgataGTACTACGGTGGATATTGGctagcaaagaaaaaaattcagTAATTGATGTGATTCTAAGCAGCCCACGTTCAAGAAGTCGAGAACAGTTTAGCTACATCAAGTCTTggtttttctaatttttaatacCGAGTACTTGAACACTTAAAGATTGTAAATGATAtgatattgttattgttgaacgttgatgcactTTAAAAAGTCCAAGCAAGTGGCGAAACGAAAACAAGCACGAGCTCATTACGTGCTGGTCCTTTCAGCactttattctttttttaattttttttcttaacttttttcTCTAACAAGTTTTTAgaattaaaagtaaacaaatatttaattattaaaaaaacaaattatactCTTCAGAAAATATCGAAAGTCATGATAATAAGGTGGGctcaaatgaattttaaaagaaaccattttatattttttttacatttatttagtttgCAAGAAGAAAACtcatttatacaaatatatgtacaacaattttaatatattgctttaaaatgatttaattttgtttaaacctCGAATACTTAAACATAAActataaattcataaataatattcaTTGCATCTAAGTTTAGCCTAAATCAAAGCCCATATTCtcttttaaaccattttatatTAGCTAAATTTGTTGAGAACAGTCTTATATATACAAATCAACTATGGACCATATTGATTCACATTTAAAGCAGCATAAACTGTCATTAAACTTGTAATTCGCAGAAGTTCGGTGTGCGCTGCTATTCGGCCAAGAGCACCATCGAGGACATTAAGTTCCGCGTGTTGAAGGTTGTGTCCGCCTACGACAAAGTCACCGCCGATAAGGTAAACTATCCACTTCCATGGCGCCACTAACTCGGTCTCTGTGTTTTGATCTTTTCTTTTGGGCCTACCTCCAACCATAACCAAACCAGGAGTGCAGAGGTCGCTGGCAAACGCAATCGGTGCGCAGATACTCGGCGAAACCGCCGCTCTCGCTGAAGCTGATCAATGAGCGCGTCTTGCTTGTGCTTAAGCTCTACGACAAGATCGATCCCAGCAAGGTAAAAACGCCACAGCCACATATTGCCTTTGCCAGTGCAATGGTCGCCATTACAGAGAACTGAACAAAGCTCAGTGAAAGTGCAATGCATAATGCTAATCGCTTGACATTACAGCTCAACGTTGAGTCGCACTTCATCAACGACTTGGGACTGGACTCCTTGGACCACGTGGAGGTCATCATGGCCATGGAGGACGAGTTTGGATTCGAGATCCCCGACTCCGATGCCGAGAAGCTGCTTAAACCTGCCGACATTATTAAGTACGTCGCCGACAAGGAGGATGTGTATGAGTAAATTGTAACTGTAATGCAAATGAAAACCATTAAACGGATTacacttaaatttaaatagaaaacaagtcaaatacaatttgaaCAACTGAATAAACCAAAcgttaaaataactttttgtgtaACAAATGGGTAAGAAGGGCTTAAAAGTTGACTtagtaaaaacaaatgcaaaaattaaaactctatttaaaatataggtAAGAAGCGGTTCAACTTAAATAAGCATCGACATGTGtgtatataaaacaaataataaacaatttaacgtccattaaaaatatttttcaaattgtaaAATGTAATAAGTCTTATCTCGAAGTTCAACAATCATAACcgttaaacttaatttaaatttcgataATAACGAAGCACCTTCGATAAGTGTGGTATTTTAATCGCTCTGTAACCACGGTCACTCTGTTTCTccggcaaaacaaaacaacgaATTCGAAATGAGCGACGCTGTTGACAAAATGTTGGCGGGAATGGGTAAACATTATCTAATTAATaaccaaaactaaatactAAGATGGCTATGCATTGCAGCTGCCTGTCGGCAGACCATGAACAGACAATTGGCTAAGATAGACGAGATAATGGAGCGATCGAACAACACACTGCTCCACATCGAGTCCAATAGCAAGAACCTATGTCCCGCGGAGTCCCAAAAGGTGTACAACATATCGCCGAAGTGTGAGCTGGCTCTGTCCAAGATTCTGGAGAACTTCAAGCTGCTCATGCGCAGCAGCGACCAGCGGGAGGAGGCTTGCAGCGCCCTGGAGGGCTGTCTGGCCTATCGGCATCGCGTGGAGCACCTCGGCAGCTCCGTCCGCAAGCTGGTGGCCCTCTACGAAACCGTTGGCCAGATGAGCAACCTCCAGGAGGAGCAGGATGCTGGCGAGGATTCGCCTTAAGATGATGATTAATAGTATAAAACGTATGCTAATAAGTGTAATTCCATAACTTCAGTTGGTTACATTTAATGtctgttaaatattaaagaatcCTGGTTCCAATGAGCTACTTTATTACCCGAAATTGTTTAACAACCGTATGCTTTGTCGTAGTTCTAGTGTAGGCTTTAAATCACAGTAAATTTAGAGTTTGATAAACATTGTAAGTCTCAATTGAGTAGGGAATTAAATGGTTAGTGGTAAGATCAACGAATTTATCTAAATTTGTCGAAACGCTGAACTATTTACAAAACTAGTAgaccattttaaaaacatttattattagtttGAGAGTGTTGTAATAAtcaataattaaatgaaaccACTAAATAGTTAAGTCTTAGTTAACTGGCTAGGTAATTACATCAAATCAAGGCCATATTATAGCTACTGATTTGAAGAAGAGCATAGTTGAGGACCTCGACGAACATTTCCAGGCGGGCGGCCAGACTCCCGTTGGCCAGGATCTCGCTGGGATTGGGCAGCTGAAGGCTGTTAGAGCGCAGGTAGTTCAGCTGCTCCATGTTGGCGGCGATGGTCAGTAGCTTCTCCTGCTGCTCAAGTGTAAATGGATCCGGCGGGGACTCACCTCCGCTGGGCATCAACTTCTCCACCTGCTGCGCGAAGCCATGGAGCTGGCTCAACTTCTGTTTGTATATGGATTCGGTAGTGTCCAGGGCGGCGGCCTCGTCGTAGATCTTGGCCAGCTTTTGCTGGAAGGCCTTGAAGTCGTTGTACACATCCACGGCACTGctctgctcctccagacgcgTCAGGCTGAGCGAAACATTGGAGGTGTTGATGGCCACAGACTCATCCGCTCCTCGCAGCATCGTCGAGTTGGTGCGCTGCAGCTCCCGCTTCTTGGGCATCCGCTGCAGGTTGGCCGGGTACTCCTCCAGGGTCCTGAAAAGCTCCGCATACTCAGACACCGAGCCCAGATCCTCGGCTGGCGTGCTGGtggccgcctcctcctccatcATCTGCTGCATACTGTCGAAGAAGGCACTCGGATTCATCACCGTCTTGGACACGCACAGCTCCTTCAGGTTCTTCACATGCTGAGCGTATTTCTGATGCAGCTTCGATGATATTTCGCTAAAATCCACATTGACTTCCATTTCTTGTGTGTTGCTGTTTACGCTTCCCTTTTTTGATGACTTCTTTTGAATGTCTTCCGCCGAAAATATCGGAAATCGATAACATTAAAGTTGGCGGttcaatttgaaaaatgatttaagTATGTTTGCAATgtcttaattttaagaaaaattagtttatacaGAAGTCAAATTTAAGGCAAAGGTCCACTGTTGTTATTATATGTACGTATAAAACTGACTTTTAAATATCCAACAGGGGGCTTAACaaagttttataaacataCTTCGTActgttcattaaaaattacttaagtAGATAaggttatttattattattcccaATCGTAAACTTTCCACAGGGCAATCATCCATACTCGGACTGAACGGTTAGTGAGAACTGTCCCTTGGGAATGGTATTGGCATGGTACCAGATGCGTGTATCCACCAAAACAGCATCCCCGGGCTCCACGTAGAAGGAGAAGGGCTGACAGTGGTGATCACACTCGGGGGCGGGGGCCAAAAACCAGCTCTTGTTTCCCTTCAGCTGAGCCTGCCACATCAGGCGGGGGATGTAATCCAGCTAACAAAATCGGGAGATTAGTCTTGAATTGTTTGATTTCGCAGGCCGCCAGACTTACATGCATCACAGCTCCCTGCTCGTAGCCCATTAATATGAAATCCGCGTGGGGCATTTCGGCGTCGACAGGCAGGAAATGAGGGCGGGGATACAGTTTCCTGAACTCCGCCAGGACAGCCGGCTGGCAGACGCTCCAGCCCACGAACCATGACACGCCCTGGCTCAGATTCGAACGGTCTGCCGACATGGCAAACACATCCTTCAGCGTCTTTAGATCGGAGTTGAAATGCGAGAACTGGCAGTCCGACTCCATTGCGCCCGGGACCCTCTCGTACAGATCCTTGATGTGGGCGTAGCTGAGGTGCTTTTGGGCTGGCCAATGTGCCACTGCCCGCTTGACAATTATGGGCAGCGAGGAGTAGGCGTGCGGGGCAAACTGCTCCATGGTGAGATTGTCCAGGATCAGCGGCGCCCGCACGCCTTTGCAGAACTCGCAGTCGCTGATAGGTCGAGTGGCCTCCCAAACCAGATAATTGTTGGGCAAGAAGCAGCGCACGCCGAGCAGAAACGAGATGGTCTCATAGAAAACCGGAGTCGCCACCATGATGAAAAACACTATGCCCAGCAGCCAGAACAGATTCAACCGGTTCGGGTTATGATCCATGTCGCGTGTCTTTCGAAACGCCTCCTCCAGCTCTTGTGTGGACACCAGTCCGGTCCGCATCACATTCCGGTGCAGTGCGTCCAGTTGATCGGCTAAATCCGCGCCAAGACGCTCGCGAACCGCTTGCATGCGGTTGCCCAGCGTCCGCGTGGGACGACTGATGAACTGGTGTAAGGCAGGATTTAAtagatattatttatttgcttaattatAGCTATTTTCTCAccagaaacattttttaatccGTTTGTTGTTAGTTTGGCATCctctttgttttgctttgcttcCGAACAGCTGATACCGATAGGTTGGGCGCGAGACCACTTGCTATCGACTTCAGAGTTGCATTTCTAAGTGGTATTTTttggtgttttattttttaatttcaatattatgttttaaatttattatgcattctatttttaaatttagaccAACATGAAGGATAGTACTAGGAAATTTATCCAAGAAGAAGGAAAGATATAAGATACatatattgtaaattaaacCAAGTGTTACgtgtaaattgtttatttgttatattaagTTTATATCAGTTACAAatgttataataataatgtagaTTCAAAAATTGCCATAAATCTTTCGTTTAAGTAATAGGTTTTTTTGGAAATCTGTATAATTTTAGAACTATAactaactttatttattttatatatttttggaccACAGTATTTTTAGGAATGTGGCGCTACGTCTAGCCCCAAATAGTGGGCAAGCACTTGGCAACCCTGGCCGCCGTgctttgtatattttaacGGTCCGCCCGCGGTCACACTTTGTCATTCACTTTTTTGCTCGGTCGTAGTATCGGCCAGCAGCACAAAATTTCGAAATATTGGGTTAAGCCACCGATTAGTACAAAGCCAACGTGACTACAACTCAACAATGTGTCTTGATTAGTGCGTGCATTTACGTTTTCATTCATCGTTCACCAATTACCGAGGCTCCTCCGCTTCCCCTCTCTTTCGCACTCTCGTCTCTTGTGGCTGCCAACGTGACCCCGAAAGCTGTCCTTCTCGCGCACACTTTCACTTTGgcccagcaacaacaacgaacaaATAACCTAGCATAAACAATTATTGTGCAATACTGATTAGCGAAACTTTAAGGCGGATACAATGTCTTTGCAGGAAAAGGTTATACGCGTTGGATCGAGAAAGAGTGAGGTAAGTGGTCGTCTAGAATCAAAATATGCACATCCGCTTTGAATTAAAATGCTTTAGCTGCATTTGAATTTCCAATCACATTTGGTTGGTTGTCCACTTCTCCTTCTCCTCTCTTCCTTTAATTCAAGAGACTGAGACTTGTTGCTCTCCGCGTGGCGTAGTTGTTGTACTTGCCCTGCTTTTTGATTACTGTTACACAATTcgcaatagcaacaacacgCACTTTTGCACTGAAGAGAGAGGCAAAACTTATACAGTGAACACCCGAAATAGGaactatttgaaaaaaaattatttcctaaAAATTTTCAGTTTAAGTAATAAGAAACTGCTTTTTTGCAGCGAAACCCAAATAATtcatatatgtaaataaatattattacaaaagTTCACATTGTCTATGGTGCACTGTGCCCttcatgtttaaaaaattttaaaactgctcgatagcagcaaaaacaaaataaataatgtatctttttaatttatttcctcgAAACTTCACATTATCGAGCCCGTactttatatgttttttttttgatgatttttatTAGGCCACCGCTCTCTTGATCTCCATTTCAAAACTTGATTTTAAGCTAAgccttttaataatttttgtggtAATTGCGCTGAGCCACCTTTGATCGTGCTTGAAACGAAGGCCATCTGTGTGCTGttggcatttttatttgaaattacttGACTTATTTGCGACTTGAGTGCCCCACTCTCTCTCCTTTTCTCCCggttcatttacatttagcatttaaataggcacttaattaattgattaaacTCTCCCCTCTTTGCAGCTGGCTCTAATTCAGACCAAACATGTCATCGGCCGACTGCAGAAGCTATATCCAAAGCAGAAATTCGAGATCCGTAAGTGAAAGTCGAGGCAAATATTGGGATACCGTCTGGAAGGGAAAACTCATGCCGCGTACAGAGATATTAAAACTGGAAGGGGCTCGGGAATCGGAAGCTCTTCCAAGCGAACCACAAGCTCATGCTGCATGAAGagatattgaaattaaaagcaaagcaTGACTCGTGGAAATTTCAGCCGGGGGAACCTTAGGCTTATCTCATATTTTAATAGTAGTTAAAACCAATTTTGCGatcgttttaataaaatcggtTGTTTTATTTGACCGGCTCTCTCGCTCTTTCGTCATCTCTTTCCCGCTCACGTGCCATTTTGCAAAGTTTTCTCAATGTCAATgtctgtttgttgtttttgttactgTCGAGATTAGGGCGAATGCCGAAAAATGTTATATCATACACACACGTACATACAAACAGCGGAGAGTAGTGAAGAAGTACTCGGCATTCAAATGCTTGCCATTAGTTACTGAACTGGTTAGTTAGGATATGAATCACAGACTATGATAAAAGGtagtaatttatttgatattatCCCATAGTTGaaaccattttattaattttaaatttcataacaAATTTCCTATTCCTTAAAAATCCTATTTAAATACAGAATATGTTTCGAACCTATGGACTATGGATTTGAAATAAGTTTAGATACAAGCAATCAAAATgactttatattaaaatattctgtTTAACATATTGAATTAAAGTAATACAGGTGCTATTGGTGTGCACTCCACCATTACGTGTGGATATTATGTTTGGATCATATCAGATCCCACCGGTTTATCTGATCGCTGCGTTTCTGCCACTGATAAAGTAGAAATGTTCGATTAGATTCACACTTTCTGTCGACACAACAGTAAAATCtgttgaaattttatttaagcagGCATGTTGAGTGTCTTTGAACTCGATAAGATTGGCCAgctattgaaatatttttagaagaaTTAAGCATGAGTCAGTTTGATGTATGGTTTTTGCATAGCAAACACGAACAAATGTTATCATACTTGGATTAGTTGCTTCTCACTTTGCTTAtcgaaattcaattaaaatgtattttagcAAGTGCTTTTGTTCCAAACCTCACACGCAATATCCTCTTTtgttatgtatgtatatttattcgAGTCAAATTCCCGGTCAGATAAGCaaaacaattggaaaaaacaTTATCATTGCGTGTCTTAAAAGGAAGAAGGGGAAGTTGAATATCTCGTTTGCATGTCTCTGTTGATTGCCGTCATTAATTTTAGATTCTTAGGGTGCTACTGGGGGTCCCTTATCAGGTGGTGATGACATAACAGCCTGCAATAATAGAAACACGTTCCCAAGATTATCAATTCAAGATGTTTTCCCATCTATAGATGGGTAATGATCAAATAGTACCTAATGTTaagcatatatttttaagaagttaatggaaaataaaaatacttaataattttgctatcaacatttattttttttatttacctgGTAACAAtgatatttataatatatattataatgctatatatttataaattacagACACCATGTCGACCTTTGGTGATCGTGTGCTGAACGTTTCTCTGCCCAAGATTGGTGAAAAGAGCTTGTTTACCCGTGATCTTGAGGATGCACTCCGCAACGGCGGCGTTGACTTTGTGGTGCACTCGCTTAAGGATTTGCCCACGGCACTGCCAACAGGAATGGCCATTGGAGCCGTTCTAGAACGAGAAGATGCCCGAGATGCGCTGGTCCTGCGGGAGAACTTTAAGGGTCACACGATAGCTTCACTTCCCCAAGGCAGTGTAATTGGTAAGTTTGGATACAAACCTATATATTcttattgaattaattaattaaaactataaatatctACTTAGGAACCTCATCTCTTCGCCGCACGGCTCAGATCCGGAGGATGTATCCCCATTTGACCGTGTGCGATATTCGTGGCAATCTAAACACTCGATTAGCCAAGCTGGATGCCGCCGATTCAAAGTTTTCTGGTATCATTCTCGCCCAGGCAGGCTTGGTGAGAATGGGCTGGATGAGTCGTATCAGCCAGGTGCTTGAGCCGACAGATCTGCTCTATGCTGTGGGACAAGGAGCCCTAGCCGTGGAATGTCGGGCTAATGATGATCAAGTGCTGGCCATGCTGCAGAAACTGATGTGCCTGAACACAACGTGCCGGATCTTGGCAGAACGCAGCTTTCTGAAGACCCTGGGAGGCGGTTGCTCTGCACCAGTGGCTGTCTGGAGTAACCTTAAGGGGGAACCCTTAAATGGAAATAGCCAGGAGGTTGGACTCTCCCTCACAGGCGCTGTTTGGAGTCTGGACGGGGCCATAGAAATACGAAATCACCTGGCTTGTGCCTTAAATGAGCAGAAATTGGAGGTGGAGCAGCGAAAACGTGGAGCCCAGGAAAGCGCTGGCCAGCAAGAGGAGGAGAACAGCAGCAGTTGCGATTCCCCGCCAGCTACGAAGCGTGCTAGGAATGGTAACGATAGCTCCGGATCAGATTCCAACTCGAGTAGCCCTCGGCAGCAGGGCAGTCCTCCGGTTATCTGCGAGGACATTGCCGCCTGCGAGGCTCTCGCCGGTTACAGTGTGCACCAGCTCTCCGATCTGGCCAGTCAGTGTCCAGTGCTGAACACCAGCAGTGCTCTGGGACCAGCCGCCACCGGTGGTGGCGATGCGGATACCAGCAATGCCAATACAACTGCCCGGCATTGTCCGCTGCGTTTGGTGGCCGGTCAGGATGTCATGGGCCAGTGTCCAGTGGCGCACAATCAGCCAAAGGCACCCGCCAAGTGTCCAGTGGCTCATGCTGCCTCCGGGGATTCTTCCAACACAAACAATGGCAACGAAAATGAAGCCGTCACCACTGCCCACTGTCCGCTCCAGATGCCCGTGGGCCAGGACTTTATGGGCGAATGTCCGTACGTTAACAAGGAGACCAAGATATCCTATGCCCAGGCAGGCAAGTGTCCAGTGACGGGAGGTGTGGCCGCAGCACCGGCTTCCATTCTGCCCACGCCACCAAGCAGTAGAGCCAGTAATGCCAGCAGCGTTGGAGATGAAGTGGACAATGTGGCCACTTCCTCCAAGTGTCCATTTGCCGCGATGCACCAGGGCAGCGGTCTGGAGGCGAATACAAAAGATAATGGCAACACAACACAAGCCAAGTGCCCGTTTCTGCAGAAAACCGTGCAAATGTTCGACTACGCCGACGAAGAGCAACCGACTCCGCAGCACTCGGTGCTCATTGAGGATGTGCAGAACCTGTTCTGCGGTCTCTACCAGCACGCCTGCCACAGTAGGGGGATCTACGAGAGGGCCAACCAGCTGGGCAAGACGCTGGCCGAGGACCTGATCAAGCGGGGAGCCCTGGATGTTATGAAGGTGGCCCAGGCCGAGATTCACGGCAAGGTGGCGACGTCTTGAGTACTAGACCAGCATCTTGAACCCAACTTCTCCCACCTCCGTTCACCCTTCATCGATATATCATTGTTTACATTAAGTAGAAAAGTGTAACTAGACAATactgtttatatttttccctCGTTGTTAAACTAGTGTGGAGAATCCATACCCATGCTTCCCCAGATTTATCATCTGTACTGTATTCAATCCTTGTGCTCTTCTAGGCGAATGGCTCTCGCATATTGTTGGTTTCCGCGTACACGCtcttttagttttgtttatgtttggggaatatgacaaataaatgtataagaATACTTAACTAATGTTggagttttttttcttgagcGAGTAAAAAACTTGTTCGTATGTCGTAGTCATTTGACGTTTTTATTAACAGTTTAATTTTCAGTACAAAAATAGTTACTAAAATCGAAACTGATTTGCATACTCTTGGTGAGTACTTCATTTCCTATTAAAGGGTATGTCCAGTCTTAATCTACTACTACATTTCGTAGTTAAGATTTCTTGAAATGGTATTGTGTGTCAAAAGATAAAGATGATTTTATACATTGCAAATTAAAGTTGTTCTTATAAATCATGAAAGACAAGTAAAAAGTTTACCAAAATTCAAACGTAAATCAATAAACTAACTATAAAACTAATTAGGTCAAAAAGtgatgaattaaaaaaacaaaagcggcCCTAAGCATACTGGTGGCGCTTGCGCAGATGCGAGCTTAGGTAGTTGGCATCCGAGAAACTCTTCTTGCAGTTTGCCACGCCGCAGGGAAGTGCGTCCACGGCACCGCACTCGGAAAAGTGGCCCACGTAATCGAGATGGCTGCTGAAAATGTTAGAACAGTTTGGACACTTCAGAGACGAGGTGTGTTTCTTGTGGACGTGCTC
Proteins encoded in this window:
- the LOC128258983 gene encoding acyl carrier protein, mitochondrial isoform X1, which produces MSFTQIARSCSRLAATLAPRRIASGVLVQSQTSRMMHRIAVPSMTCQLSQECRGRWQTQSVRRYSAKPPLSLKLINERVLLVLKLYDKIDPSKLNVESHFINDLGLDSLDHVEVIMAMEDEFGFEIPDSDAEKLLKPADIIKYVADKEDVYE
- the LOC128258983 gene encoding acyl carrier protein, mitochondrial isoform X2 translates to MSFTQIARSCSRLAATLAPRRIASGVLVQSQTSRMMHRIAVPSMTCQLSQKFGVRCYSAKSTIEDIKFRVLKVVSAYDKECRGRWQTQSVRRYSAKPPLSLKLINERVLLVLKLYDKIDPSKLNVESHFINDLGLDSLDHVEVIMAMEDEFGFEIPDSDAEKLLKPADIIKYVADKEDVYE
- the LOC128259005 gene encoding augmin complex subunit msd1, giving the protein MSDAVDKMLAGMAACRQTMNRQLAKIDEIMERSNNTLLHIESNSKNLCPAESQKVYNISPKCELALSKILENFKLLMRSSDQREEACSALEGCLAYRHRVEHLGSSVRKLVALYETVGQMSNLQEEQDAGEDSP
- the LOC128259004 gene encoding augmin complex subunit msd5, which codes for MEVNVDFSEISSKLHQKYAQHVKNLKELCVSKTVMNPSAFFDSMQQMMEEEAATSTPAEDLGSVSEYAELFRTLEEYPANLQRMPKKRELQRTNSTMLRGADESVAINTSNVSLSLTRLEEQSSAVDVYNDFKAFQQKLAKIYDEAAALDTTESIYKQKLSQLHGFAQQVEKLMPSGGESPPDPFTLEQQEKLLTIAANMEQLNYLRSNSLQLPNPSEILANGSLAARLEMFVEVLNYALLQISSYNMALI
- the LOC128259003 gene encoding uncharacterized protein LOC128259003, whose amino-acid sequence is MFLFISRPTRTLGNRMQAVRERLGADLADQLDALHRNVMRTGLVSTQELEEAFRKTRDMDHNPNRLNLFWLLGIVFFIMVATPVFYETISFLLGVRCFLPNNYLVWEATRPISDCEFCKGVRAPLILDNLTMEQFAPHAYSSLPIIVKRAVAHWPAQKHLSYAHIKDLYERVPGAMESDCQFSHFNSDLKTLKDVFAMSADRSNLSQGVSWFVGWSVCQPAVLAEFRKLYPRPHFLPVDAEMPHADFILMGYEQGAVMHLDYIPRLMWQAQLKGNKSWFLAPAPECDHHCQPFSFYVEPGDAVLVDTRIWYHANTIPKGQFSLTVQSEYG
- the LOC128259001 gene encoding uncharacterized protein LOC128259001 translates to MSLQEKVIRVGSRKSELALIQTKHVIGRLQKLYPKQKFEIHTMSTFGDRVLNVSLPKIGEKSLFTRDLEDALRNGGVDFVVHSLKDLPTALPTGMAIGAVLEREDARDALVLRENFKGHTIASLPQGSVIGTSSLRRTAQIRRMYPHLTVCDIRGNLNTRLAKLDAADSKFSGIILAQAGLVRMGWMSRISQVLEPTDLLYAVGQGALAVECRANDDQVLAMLQKLMCLNTTCRILAERSFLKTLGGGCSAPVAVWSNLKGEPLNGNSQEVGLSLTGAVWSLDGAIEIRNHLACALNEQKLEVEQRKRGAQESAGQQEEENSSSCDSPPATKRARNGNDSSGSDSNSSSPRQQGSPPVICEDIAACEALAGYSVHQLSDLASQCPVLNTSSALGPAATGGGDADTSNANTTARHCPLRLVAGQDVMGQCPVAHNQPKAPAKCPVAHAASGDSSNTNNGNENEAVTTAHCPLQMPVGQDFMGECPYVNKETKISYAQAGKCPVTGGVAAAPASILPTPPSSRASNASSVGDEVDNVATSSKCPFAAMHQGSGLEANTKDNGNTTQAKCPFLQKTVQMFDYADEEQPTPQHSVLIEDVQNLFCGLYQHACHSRGIYERANQLGKTLAEDLIKRGALDVMKVAQAEIHGKVATS